Part of the Thermotoga sp. genome, TGCTCGACAGGTTCGTTGACATCACAGCCATTCTCGGCATTGCGATCTACGGATATCTTGAAGGTAGTTTTTCCTTTTCTCTCCTCTTCTGGTCACTTTTTGCCGTCAGTGGCTCTTTGATGGTGAGTTATCTTCACAGCGTTGGAAAAGTGTTCGGAACACATCCAGCACTGGTTGGAAAATTCTTTGGTTTTGCTTCTAGGGACGTCAGACTCTTTGTAATTTTCCTCTTCTCACTTTTTGGAATGTCTCTCCCCGCCCTCATGATTGTTTCAATGTTGTCGTACATTTACACTATAGGAAAGTTTGTGGAACTTCTCGTTCTGAACAGATGA contains:
- a CDS encoding CDP-alcohol phosphatidyltransferase family protein, whose protein sequence is MLRKSTDGWVSSFINRRISTAITQFILKRSWNVTPNQMSLISFVVGMIAFPFYLLKIPWLAGILIQFSSILDGVDGEIARARNMSSDWGGFFDTMLDRFVDITAILGIAIYGYLEGSFSFSLLFWSLFAVSGSLMVSYLHSVGKVFGTHPALVGKFFGFASRDVRLFVIFLFSLFGMSLPALMIVSMLSYIYTIGKFVELLVLNR